A stretch of DNA from Spirosoma endbachense:
ATCGGATTTTACGGCTTTGACCAAACTCCAGTCGTTATCGCCAAGGTGATGACTGGCCACCGCTCCGTGGATGGTCTGGCAGAAAAAACAATCATTAAGGGACGATACGTAGGTGGCAATCAGTTCTCGTTCTCCCCAACTCAACCCTGCCGGATCATCGGGGCGGAGCAGCGCGTTGGCTAAACCATTGAGTGGATGAGCCGTTTCTGGGCTAAAAGCCATTGGCCCCCGAATGCCGGGCAGTCCTTCTGGTAATTGAATGTGTGCCATATTGATGAGTTCAGTGTTTTACAATATGTCCCCGGCCACAACGCAGCCGGGGTATATGTAGCTAACCTATGATGAAATCGTTATGAAGCCGCCGAAACGGTTTTTGTATGGTTATCCGGAATGTTAAGCAGGCTGTGGTTCATTGAAGTGAACATAACCCAGATTTGCCAGTTTCTCGCCCATATCTGCATAAACCGCTGGATCTTGTGGTGCCCAGGTTGCCAGACCATCGACGTAGCGATTGTACATGCAGAATGCAGCCGCGATCAGCACCGTATCGTGAATGTCTTTGTCGGTGGCTCCCTCCATGCGGGCCGCTTCAACCTGTTCGGCCGTAACGTGTTTGCCGCCCTGCTGTACACTGGCTGCGATCGCGAGTAATGCTTTTAGTTTGGATGAAATAGGTGCAGTCTGGTAGTTATCCCATGTTTGCTGAACAACATTTGCCTCTCTTCCGTGTAAGTAATCTGCGGCTGCACCATGACTGGTTGAGCAGAAAAAGCAGTCATTACGGCGTGACGTGAATGATGCAATGAGCTCCCGTTCGGCATGGGTCAGCGTATCGCTCGTTCGGAGCAGTACTTCTGCCAGTTGGTTTAGCGGCTTGGTTGTTTCGGGGCTAAAAGCCATTGGGCCTAAAATGCCTGGTAATCCTTCGGGTAATTGGATATGTGCCATAGTTACTGATTGTTGAGGTTGAAATATGCTTATGAAGTCGCTCAGATCGAATGTGGACTAAGAGGAGGCCAGTTCGTTTTCCGCTAATTTTGTTCCATCGATCCGGGCACGAATTTTTGCGAATGCAATTTCGCGGGCTGTCGATGTATCGTCTCCAAAAGGTGAAAACCCGCAATCGTCGGTAGTGCCAAGCTGCTCAATAGGAATGACAGCAGCAGCCTCAAGGATTAAATCTCTGATTTCTTCGGCTGTTTCTACCCGAGGATCAAGCACGTTGGTAACGCCCAGAAAGACTTGTTGATTGGACTTCAGGTTCTCCTTTATGGATTCGAGTACTGCCTTCTTATTGGGTTCGGCCGCATATTCCAGATAAA
This window harbors:
- a CDS encoding carboxymuconolactone decarboxylase family protein, with the protein product MAHIQLPEGLPGILGPMAFSPETTKPLNQLAEVLLRTSDTLTHAERELIASFTSRRNDCFFCSTSHGAAADYLHGREANVVQQTWDNYQTAPISSKLKALLAIAASVQQGGKHVTAEQVEAARMEGATDKDIHDTVLIAAAFCMYNRYVDGLATWAPQDPAVYADMGEKLANLGYVHFNEPQPA